CGTCGTCGGCGGTTAGCAACTTGCTACCCTCACTCAGAATGATCAGTATGTGGGCGTGTGGCAGTCCTCGTTTCTGAAACTCGACAGTATAAACATATGCATCGACATTACCAAATATATTGTTCACCGTTATGTCGCGCATCAGCTGCTTGAGTTTCGCATTGAACACCCTGGACACCAGGTCCGGTCTGTCGCTTGCCGTTGCCCATCTTGGTAGATTTTGTGAGATCTCCGGCCAGCTAGGGTTACacgtaaatgtaataaaaagatTAGGCTTTCCACACTTACACACAATTGCCATCGCGTCATGATAACACTGTTTCATGAAACGGGGACCGCCTGTGAAAGACGATGGCAAAATCATCCTACGGCCGACGCCCGCCACGGGTGCGTCTAGTTGGAGCTGTTGGTTGATGTGATCCACAAGTCCCTGATACGATTCGGCAAAAAGCTCAGCTTGATGCCATCTAATGTACTGCAAGTTGTTCGCTTCCATTCGAAGGTAATGATCACCCACAAACTGTTGAAACAGAAATCGACCATTATGTAATAAACTCATAGTAACGTGGATTGTGTCGTTGTTTCCAATATAACGAATAGCAAGACGATAGCAAGTATACTCCCTGATACTATTCCGATTGCGAACAGGGGTTCGGCGAGGGCCCTCTTGTAGCAGGCGTTGATGCCAACCGAGCTCTCCTCGTGGAAAGAGTAGGGGATACAGCATTGGATCCGCGTTTGAAGAGCCGGCTGGTATGGTCTGTAGCCGGCGATGTTGCGGGTCAATCGGATTCCGGTCGTGGATGACTAGATCGATGTTTGTTGGTGGTTGACCGTCATCACCGACAAACACTACTGCGACTTCATTGACCGTTTCAGGCGGTGGGTTGTATCGCCTCCTGTCCACATTTCCGTCGGTGACAAAATGCTTGCTCACTCTCCTCGGAAGCAACTGAGGATCTCTGCCAGGAGCGTTTTCTCTAGCCCACACTTCTCGCATGGTTCTGTAACGAAGTAACACggttttaagatttattttacgaaattgaAATTGATTAATCATCGTGTGATAGtcagggccgtatttaggggggggcaATGGGGACATTTGCCCCGGGCGgttaaatattgacttatttaGGGGGCGGCCGGGCACCACTGTAGCCTGGtgtaatattgtatcaataaatatttttttggaaagaaTTTGTACTATGATTTGTACCATAATTTTATggcgttatattttataactcggTGATagcatagaatataattaatattattttaccataggTAACCACGGTCCGCGATTGCAGATGGACAACCATGACATAACCACAGTTATTATCATCTATCATCAtatctattatcaaaattattttcagctaCTCTCATAGATATGGCTACATATCTATGGCTACtcttgacaattaaaatattattttcttccatAAGaacataagtataaataaattgtagttgATGAATTTCAGTTGATTTATTTGCTGTTGaagatgataatatagtaattgcagattttgtaaattttaaagtaaacacttattttatgatattagacCAGATTAAATCTGatttagaaaaaagaaaaatttcctatgacaatttaacttcaaagtataattttttttatcacttgtcAGAACTAACACCTgctgaagttaaaaaaaattctgagtcACTGCAAAGTATATACAAAAGTGATTTAGGATCCTCATTTCCTATAGAATGCGTTCATTTTCAAAGTCAtgttaaaagcttaaaaaaacaaaaatgtgtttttccaaaaacaattttagaaatgagtatttatataagaaataacaaCCTTGTANNNNNNNNNNNNNNNNNNNNNNNNNNNNNNNNNNNNNNNNNNNNNNNNNNNNNNNNNNNNNNNNNNNNNNNNNNNNNNNNNNNNNNNNNNNNNNNNNNNNNNNNNNNNNNNNNNNNNNNNNNNNNNNNNNNNNNNNNNNNNNNNNNNNNNNNNNNNNNNNNNNNNNNNNNNNNNNNNNNNNNNNNNNNNNNNNNNNNNNNNNNNNNNNNNNNNNNNNNNNNNNNNNNNNNNNNNNNNNNNNNNNNNNNNNNNNNNNNNNNNNNNNNNNNNNNNNNNNNNNNNNNNNNNNNNNNNNGTGCATACGTAATTCAATGCACCTAAGTTGTGTGGTTCCGGTAGTGGGTGCTGAACGCCAGCCGGACGGTCTACCAACAGTCTAGCAACAATCGGGGCGATTTGTTCAACctgaaatttaagaaatatagttgtattttgttttttcatttatgaacattaaatgaataataaaattatacaaaatatttactgaCCCCTTCAATATCGTACAGTGGTGAAAGGTCGAAAACACCAACAAAGTTATCATCATCTGATACTTGTTCGTCTCCGTTCATGACAACTATTTCAACGTTGTCGTCGTCCATCGCGACTTCGCCTGCCTCAACGTTGTCATTGTCCATCATGACCTCAATTACCTCAACGTTGTCATTGTCCATCATGACTTCAACTACCTCAATGTTCTCTTCCAACAAAAGTTCATCCCTCGGAACTTGTACACCGGCATCACCGTTTTCCTCGTGATCTTCTCGTTCTCTGTACGGTCCGACTACCTATAGAATCATAGGCgttcaatttaaatgtttaaatgtttaaaaacaaaaaatggttCATTCTAGAGTGAACCAAATATACAATAGTGCATTCATTGTCAAACAATAACatggcaataatattttattttctattcattttcactgcacaatatagtatatagttataaaatcattaactttagtgtcatttaaaaatgtaatgcaatgagtagtagtaatttgggtgttctgaggcaatttttacggggagatgaaaaaagttcaagggggaaagtcccccttgcagcacattcgattaccgtatagctaaatattctaatatgtatggttgggtgttctgagtcactttttacggggagatgaaaaaaattcaacgaggaaagtccgccttacagtacattcgatcaccgtatagctaaatattctaatatgtatggttgggtgttctgagtcactttttacggggagatgaaaaaaattcaaggaggaaagtccgccttgcagtacattcgatcaccgtatagctaaatattctaatatgtatggttgggtgttctgagtcactttttacagcgagatgaaaaaaattcaaggaggaaagtccgccttacagtacattcgatcaccgtatagctaaaaattctaatatgtatggttggcggttctgagtcactttttacggggagatgaaaaaagtttaaccaggaatgtatgtctaacagtgaaacaaatctccctgtaattttatagaaaaaattcaaagcgatttttaatatcatttttagaaataaatacaaatattttttttttattattatcattttgtttatttatttttaatcagttatagtattttacaacaaatattaaatataatatacaattttgattcattatttacacaagttttcttacttctctagtaaaagNNNNNNNNNNNNNNNNNNNNNNNNNNNNNNNNNNNNNNNNNNNNNNNNNNCAACGTTGTCATTGTCCATCATGACCTCAATTACCTCAACGTTGTCATTGTCCATCATGACTTCAACTACCTCAATGTTCTCTTCCAACAAAAGTTCATCCCTCGGAACTTGTACACCGGCATCACCGTTTTCCACGTGATCTTCTCGTTCTCTGTACGGTCCGACTACCTATAGAATCATAGGCGgtcaatttaaatgtttaaaaacaaaataatggttCATTCTAGAGTGAACCAAATATACAATAGTGCATTCATTGTCAAACAATAACatggcaataatattaataaataaaatttttattttctattcattttcactgcacaatatagtatatagttataaaatcattaactttagtgtcatttaaaaatgtaatgcaatgtaatcaaaaaatgtgtTAGTTTGTAGAATGTACCAAACCATACATGACCCAATGTattaatctgtatatataaaaagacttgtcctgggtgattcatcatcgcctagccggaactgctgaagctatggatatgtaaaaaattacaacttaaaaaattttgattgttcaactgtttttgggtgtaacttgctgcaatgttcaataacttgatttggtgctagcttgtacctgatctgcccaaataaccaatggaaaccaataataaataaatattaatttctactgtagactgtagccaatggcaactatttaaaaaataaataataaataaaatttccaatttccatcgtgaatctcaAGNNNNNNNNNNNNNNNNNNNNNNNNNNNNNNNNNNNNNNNNNNNNNNNNNNcaaaaaaaagggtgtccggtaaagtaacaaaatacccAAATATTCATAtcaattacctaatataaatattataatatatcatataactaactaaatattttacaaaacttaCCATAGAATGTCCATATTGGAGGATGTTTGACCACAATTGGTCGGTTTTTAGCATGCTATGGAAACTTTCCACATAGTTATTTGTCCGTATATTTAACCTGTACACTGAAAATCCAACTGGACCTACAGTATCGATTCAGTAATGTTGAATGTAATTTAACATATCATCAACGTATCTCATTATGTCCATGTGCCTCGCCAATTGTTGGATCACAAAAAATCCTCCAGTTATATGGAAGTCAATTGGCAATTGAGGGTCCTCTTCTGGTGGTAAATGTGATAGTGCAGTgatcttttattaaaacaataagtaaatattataaactattataggatgaaaattatatggtgtTATAAGATTACCATTTGGATAACTGCAGTGGCTACACCATAGTTGTTGCGAACGATTTCAGCCATGTGTTCGAATATATCTTACAATGCTctgtaatcaaaaatattttattcaacgttatactataaatctatttattttaatgataaaatatgttatctttgtagttcaaattttatatgagAATGTGTTAACCCGGTTGAAATGAAACCAACAACCAACTAATTGACAATCCGGTAATACTCTTCGAATAACATTTCGTTGAGACATTTCAAAGTCTGCAATAACTTGCATTCTATTCCATTCAAAAAGTTCAAAAGATAGATCCGTTGATAAAAACTGTCACAATCTTATGTATACCGATTCTGTTCTTTGATTTGTAAGTGCATAAACAAGAGGAATGGACTGcaagatagaaaaaaaacaattaataactgATTACCCTAATAGCACATTAACCCTCCTAGGAAGGCCTGAGGACAGTCTATTCAGGCAGCATATACCATAACGGGAGGCTCCTGATTTGGTCATTAACCATCCTGGAAGGTCTCAAGACGGTCTATAGACTTCTAAACGTCCGAGTTCAGACCACATACACGACCTTCCCAACAGGGACCTAATATGAccctttattataatacctaattaggTCAATTTTAATGCCCATTGAGGTCTTAATTGTTNNNNNNNNNNNNNNNNNNNNNNNNNNNNNNNNNNNNNNNNNNNNNNNNNNNNNNNNNNNNNNNNNNNNNNNNNNNNNNNNNNNNNNNNNNNNNNNNNNNNgtaagaacattatctgggtcttAGTGTGGGCGATTTTTCggtattttcattttcgagaaaaataagggtatgtgaaatatcaaaaataaaaatgctcatatctcgcttgaaaattaaaatattaaaaaatcacccaCGCTCagacccagataatgttcttacctaaaagtttgataatagatcatttcactctagtatcaaaactaacagtaggtacactattgagaatagtgaacgacaatttgcgtGCTAAAAGTGTTAAAAGAACAGACAATTGTCAGACCAACTTCACAGTTGTTATTTGTAAACTAAATAgaacaattttacatatttttcctCACAGACTTCGTCAAATCATATAGACGGTATAGTACGCCCGTTACCCATTTTAATCCATAATGGTGGCTTATTTTCCATCTTTCCCACAAGTATTATACACCGAGAGACGATGGCTACGtaatttattacgtattatttattagttattttaattatttagtgctGTTTATCAGTACGATGAcgaaaaatttacaattacaataaagGTACAATTTGTGTTTTGGGAACCATTGTCCACAGTCATCTTCACATCGGACGTTCCTGCCGCCGCcgtatgtacatatataatatatattactataggtacacatCAACATGAACCCCGATGATCGTTCTttgaaactatatattattgtgttatgtctaatgtatatatataaaatatacacgcgAATACGAGACGGGAGAAGGGACATATACGCTCACACACGCgcatggtatataataatagtaatacatccCTCTCGTCATTGTTCCTCTTAAACTCCGTGTCTGTGAAATCTTGCCCTTTTTCAGtcgaatttttattgtatttacttcGTCTTTATATTTAAAGCACCGTTTAGAGGCATGTGTGCatgtatattatctaaaaaaaaatgaaatgaaatgatataatttcacaagtaattttttcattttattctttTGACGTATGAGCCACTTATTCTTTTTACACGCGCTTTATTCTGTTATAATAACCGTACATCAAGACCATTTCGTTAAGGGGGGGAGCATTTATACAACAAACATATTTactctttatattattaattattacataattgtattggtatatagtatattatgattcatcATATTTACGCGCGTTTACGTATTAAcagtgatgtataatatatattatattatataaattgcagTGTGGGTATAtgtcagtcttgtaaagtattcgaatacgtattctgagtacttttatttgtattttttatacattaaaaaaatacttttttccgatccagaaaattagttttaaatttgtgacaagacatattataaacaccaatgtgttgtatcccgtatgGCCCGTATCGGCCAATTCATATgtggttaaaatgtataaataacttatgattacgttatatgtttaattattaattaataaatgttaaataccaatcattcaaaaactgtcaaaaactagtcgtgaaaaaaagtattctaatagtattcgaatactttttaaaatattcgaatatgtattctgaatatattttttaagaactattcgaatacgtattctgaatactttaattctcatttatttgaatatgtattccgaatacaaaataaaagtattctttacaagactggtatATGTGGATATAAGATATCAAAGGTTAACgatttgattgaaaaaaattcagttaTTTTCTTCCATCGAATAAATCACGAACGTTTCATTGCCATTTATggtttactacctacctatattgagtTTATACGCTTtaggtatgttttattattatttggtactCTGCAGCTcgtatataattctatataggAAGCACAGTCGTCAATACATTTTAGGTACACGGCCACCCTTATATATGATCATTTCCTTTTCTTTATTCCTGCAAGCGGTTCTCAGAATCAAAATCCTATATTGTAAAGGGGATattcatatatgtattatgtagaatgtatattctatattgaaaatatacctgaaaaaaaaaacataccaaaTCTCACGTATTGGTTAATATGATCGAATCATTGATTCTCATACTTTTATGATTTCTTGCTACGAGtttcagattctgagtggagcgatgaatgttttgattttacagttaataatttattaatttaatttaaagttttgtgTCTTTCATCATCTTTTGgggagtaaaaatgcttcgattttctacttcagcattTTTTCTGGTAGGAATCTAGTTAGTACCTTTTTGGGTCAAAAGTGAATAATTCCCAAGAATTTCAAAAGCGTcaggaaaaacataaaaaaaaatttaaggaaaaacggggatttttacgcaaagcCAGTTTTTGACGAAATcgacgatttttatttttggtgtaactctataaaaaaaacccatatatacatgatatttcCACggaatatgtttatattagcattttgtatttgagctatttatatgcATAAGGAATTTCGattttcataagtttttatttagctaatttcaataaacaattttcgtcaaaaaaattgaaaattgaacacaAGGTTTCGTATAAGTTAATGTTAGTGGAAATCAAATGAAAATGTTGAGCGTAgatccaaaataatttattacgagtGCCAGACGttggaattttgacaaaacttgCCAAAATCACGAAagcttgaaaaatattttgagttagaaatgcataaacactttttatttaaatgtaggaTTTGAAAATTTcctacaagattccttataagctTTTCtactttaaacaaaaaaaaagtttaccggaaagtcaagtTAGTTTTTATAAGCGGTtgatgttcaaatttttacgaaatttttgaatattaaccCAATTTCCCAAagaacgatttccttattttattgtacctaattcaaaatctaATTAGGCTTCAttcgtttatactttatatgatagaatatcgtaatattgttttaattcatattttccaGTATTTTATTGCTGTCATATTGTATTAGACATTagtcattatacatatttaattttgttgtgtgCAATTACATAATGCTGACTCGTGTAGTCATGTGCACAAGTGGTATAACTCCATTTCAATTGAATTTTGTTCGAGGAATTGTGTTAAAGTGAAACGTGCTATTATGTATAGTGACAGATACTCTAGGGGTTGAATTATCTTTTTGACATGCTATGTAGTATTTTGAGGAAAGTTCTAAGAACGGGTCCACaaaaataatactgtttaaacaatttacggttacaattttaagaaatttaactaCAAGTAGTTAAGGTGTCTTGGAACTTAATTTTAAGCAATGTGTAATCGTAATGTGGCTTttgaaataaactattaaactacatattatattgataagttTTTTGTCATAATCCTTAgtattaagaaaaacaatttatcagattatattagataggtaacaaattattattttaacggaACCTATGctatttttgtatgaaataatattaaatataccgcTGTATAGCGCATGCTAATTGaaccataaaaacattttaagaacaAATCGAGTGCcaggtattaaaatttatataatattattatatatattttttctctaaTTTAGTTTTCTTTAGCTAtgatataatttctttagattagggttaagaggacgctatccATGCAttttttgtctccgtcttacacacgcacgagaTAGAAAATGTCCTTTAGTTAGTTTAAATagtgtgttgttagttttaatagtgtgtgtgaattgacctattatcatacttttaagtaaaaatattatctgttttTAAGCGTTggcgatttttcaatatttttattttcaagtaagATATgcgtatgtgaaatatcaaaaattgaaaatgctcatatctcgcttgaaaa
This portion of the Acyrthosiphon pisum isolate AL4f chromosome A1, pea_aphid_22Mar2018_4r6ur, whole genome shotgun sequence genome encodes:
- the LOC100574082 gene encoding uncharacterized protein LOC100574082; the protein is MMDNDNVEVIEVMMDNDNVEAGEVAMDDDNVEIVVMNGDEQVSDDDNFVGVFDLSPLYDIEGVEQIAPIVARLLVDRPAGVQHPLPEPHNLGALNYSSHRYVAISMRVAENNFDNRYDDR